The window tatgaaaagttTTCTTAAagtattcaagaaaaaatctCTCTATGATGCTCTTCAAGATATAACTGATACAACTCATGATCAATTTTTCTGGGAACCTGAAGAACGTGGTACCACAAATTCAATTGACATAAAGGTAAATTTAATCAACTTAATTCAATGTAATGTAAAttggttaattaatttttttattattattcatagaCTGTCTGGACTTCTGATGAAACAGAATCAGAAGAATCATCATGGagtgtaaaaaaatcaaagaaaaaaactaaaagaaataaaagaaaagtacCACAAGATTTTGATACAATAAATGATTCacaacaagaaaataatgaacCAGATGATTTaaaacgaacaaaaaaaattaaaaaaactgatacaaagaaaaaacaattgacaacaaaagataaaattaataataaaccattgagacaaagtttattaaattttaaaacaaaacaaacagaatcagtagataaaaaaataccagtaGTTGAAGAACCAATGGGATCTGATGATTCAACAGTTAAAAATGTACcaattactccaaaaaaattaaaaacaataacaagtaCACCAATGCCAACAGGTttagataaattgaaaaaaaatccaattacTATGATGGAATTAAGTCCAATATTGAGTTCAAAGTCTCCACATAAATCAactaaaaacttgaaaaacccAACAACATCAGTGATTGAATCAAAGAACTCAAAAAAATCaccaataaaaacaaaaaaatctccaaataaatcaaaagagttaccaaaaaaatcaaaaattgctgtaccaaaaaaaaaaaaaaaattttaaactagtGTTATAAagcgagtaaaaaaaattatataagttttaaaagttttatatcaAGTGTATGTGCATTAACggacaattgttttttttttttttttttttacaacaatagcATGaacaatatattgataaaattaaaaacctgGCACAGACTTATTTTGATTTGACTAActtacatgaaaatttttcaacattgaACCCAACAGTGGGAACAATGTCAATGCAACGATCATCCTCACGTTtgaaatgatttataattgtGGACTTACCACTGTTGTTTAATCCAACaactggaaaaaataaatatataataagttatcaaaaaaaaaaaagtgtagatCATCATAAACACAGGTGGTACttaatatacattatatttttttaatactaaatatattaattattaattaacttgcCTATAATTTTTGCTTCTTTTTTCCTTCCTAATATTTTAGTTAAACgatcaaataatttcattgtaatactcttttgtttatttatatttatttattgtttcttttttttttttttattttattttaattgacaaaattaattattcacacTTACAACAaacttatcatttttttttctttctttattaattattattcgaagatttataatattttcaacaattccacataattttattttctttttgtttgtaaatacAATTGTTTCTCATTtatgttgtaataatattttcagctttatatatttctacATTGGGCTGACAAGGTTGCTAGGCTTTCACctgattaatcaataaatactaTAGTTATAATATCTAGTGTTTTATTATAACGATATACTCTATGTTGatatctaataataatacacaaataaattttttaaattagttgttaataaacattgaattgtttttataaattgttgataaatatataatataaaaaaataaaatataatacttgGGTTTGTCAATAGcaataagtaaaatataaaaatttatttagatttaattgtggcgtaattaaaataaagctttaatttattcaaaattaaataataatttctatattttttattaacaacagtaatattttaaaactacaatatattgtttattcaataaattatttagacaagttcaattgtatttttcagctattgattttaattattttttttttcatcaaatctatttttatttatttactcgaatatattatttatgagaaaaaaattaattagtaataattGATCTGTGTCTCTCTATGAAGCACgacttatttataaataatatactgataaaattttacaaacatcTTTCAAAccacacaataaaaaaaaaaaaaagtatttaaatatttatatttttatatatattattatttttaaaaatacattaaagaTATGATAAGTTTTACATGCAGGTAGACTgagagttttaaaataaattattaaaataattttataatttacaaattaaaaaaaaaaaaaggacaattGTTTACagtatgtaaaataaatgtttgttCTTTAAAAACTAACTTTTCCACGGACTTTGAAAAATCCTAAAGAATTTCTGTTATGTATAATAGCACCTAGACCAagataattttcaacaatcaaTGGGCTTTCCATAAAAACACCATGTGGAAGAATTAATGCAAGCGCAGCACGAAAAGCATCACAATCAAAACGTAgcttttcttcttttaaacCTTTAtagaaaagaaattaaatttagtttgTCTTTTAGTTGAACCGTTTAGTTTAatagtttattgaaaaatttataaatacctttGTACCAAAATAAGGGATGACTCGTGAATGTGataaatggaatttttttagaaaatggATTCCACTTTGTTTCAAATGACACAGGTTGTCCTTTGTTCCACATCAATCTTAAACCCATCATATTTCTAGTTCTTGGCTCAAAATTAACATCTGATGGATCAGTTATTGATGACCATCTTTTTCTAACTGCACATTGAATTGCTGATGACAATCCATCAGCAAAACCATTCAAtcgtctttaaaaaaaattaacattattattaaatactattttttgttttttagttttttcttataaataaatattttcttacgGTGCAATTGAAGTTGTAGGATATTGTAATTCTCCAACTGATATTGTATCAACATCAATCAATGATATTCTGTTGAAttctacaatttttaatgatataaaatcatatttaactGTGATGAGtgaatttttagttaatataACTATTCTTTCTTTCTCGGTATCCCACAAACtgattctaaaaattaaaaaataataaaaatattaagcaTATTGTTTGCtactattattaaatattattaatattaaataatattcttactCGGTTAATAACCATGTGCCAATAATTTCATCATCTTGATCAGTTGCAAGAGTATCCTGACAATCTTTTATAGCTTTTTCTACAAGTTCATGTCtatcagaaaaaaatgaatgaacaTCAACATGTTTAAATGGTATACTTGGTACAtgtgatgctgatgatgatgatgttgttctaatgttattttcatcttgtattactgctaaaaaataaaataatgatatagaATATTTATGATAACTTTTtctgtgtaaaaaaatattaattattacttgttTCATCAGTTTCTTTGGCAATTTGTAACGTAGCTGAATCGAAATTTACCAGTTGTCCTTCGTCATTGTCCATTTGATTAAGCATGATTATAACTTATCGTCTTCAcgcacaataaaaaatttaattgacagcaaatttattatgtatacTTATGAAAAGaagtgatatatttatttggattTAAATCAAGATTGTCAGGCTAATTACGCTGCTAACTTCATATAGTcctttgaaataattaatgaattaattattatattttggttTGATGTGTTAACCATTAcaccatcattttttttattttttttctatcacaaattcgatataaattaaattattaaaccaaTATAAGTGCCAAATATGTTGCACAATGTGTTTGTTGTTtatcttaaattaaaaacacctttgaaaattttatcagcTGAAATTAAAGAACCAATATGACGTGTCAAGTTTGCATAGAACATATGTGTACATATATGTAATagaaataaaggaaaaaaatgattaaaatacgAACAGGCGCAATTGTTAAACATTAAACTGCGCAAAATcgtcaataaaaattgttacgtcgattataaattgaaatatttttttttatcctcttatttattattattattatctgaatgaaggaaatttaattttaaataaacaaagaatatattatttattaattttaatttttagtatttatttgtgactgaaaaataaatagttacaTATTTACAAACattctaaaatataataatttgtgttttttctatttagttatctttttatctttactatttattctctttatcattttattttttttttgtttcgaaaaattcaacagtaataataaaaaagaaaaacttatataacaaataattaatatttattgttattgttgttttttattttttttttttacctagtaatgataataaataaatggtttaACATTAATGTCAGTcttttttgtacatttttatatgtacTTTGATACCGCTTTTAATATTTCACCATCGTCACAATACggtataaattgaaataaatctcaaacaaaaaaaaaaatcttaaacaataaataatgtaagTTATTTgttagtttaaattattaaaaattgtgcagaacagttaaataataaagtttgcATTGTTTAGTAAAATTATcctaacaaataaaattgttaataatcctgcccattttttaaatgaaaattataaaactaataaaaaccaaaataagccctcaagtttaataataaattattcacaGCCCATTAGTTTAAAAATCTATATTCTTTACAATATCTATACCTACACCTatactttataaataaaaaaaaataaaaataaatgaaaaagaaataaattatattcaattataaatttgaatatcgTCAATCATTGTGTCTGATGACATAAGCGTTAAACTTCTTTCCTGATGCATACCTTTGGCATAGTTAATTTGTTGTGATACCCATTTAGCAATATCATGATTGTCACATCGTACTTTTGGTCTTCTAAGTATCTCATTACCATCACTATTTAATCCATTATTTGTATCAATTCTTGATGTAAGCTCAATGTAATATAATACAGTAccatttgtttcaatttttttagttggTTGACAATGTAATAAATCAGCTAAATTAACTTCAGTAACAACAATTTTAGTACTACCAGATATAACACGTACAATTTTATCTGATACAAGTATACTTAAATTTTCACCACCTGAACATAAACAATCATATGCAACAAATAATTCTGAATAATCAcgatcattaatattataaagaaattcTTGTCCTTCTGATTTATCAGAATTATATGGTGGTAATAAACCAGCAGTACCAGTTAATACTCTTGGTAATCTATCTCTTTTTGGTATTGTTCTATGTGCACTTCTACTTGTTTCTCTAACAGCTGTTGCTGTTTCACTTGCTAAATCAAGCATACCAACAACTGGTTTTGTTATTGTACCAACAACACCTTTACCAAAACCAGTAAAAAAACCAGATATACCTTCATTTGCAGCACCATCATatgtttgtttaaatatacttgTAACACCACCAACAATACCAAAACTAAAACCTTTTAAACCAGCAACAAGATGATCACTACTACCAGCAATATTTGCACGTATTTTTTGTCTACCtttttcataatcatcatccaTTGTAACACGTCCTAAACCATCAGATAATGTTTCAGTTACTTTTGCTGCTGAATTTGATATACCATGAGTTACATTTTTAACAAGTGTTGATACACTTCTATCATATATTAAACCAGATACACCCTCAGATATATCATTTACAAAACCTAATGGATTacctaaaaaatcaaatgaaccAAGAAATACTGCTGCTTGCCATTTTAATTCATCtttataatgttttattattgaatgaattaaaaattgactaCTTTCAAATGGATGCTGTTTTATAAATGGCTCAAGTTCAATTGTTGCatcttcaaattttattaatgttaatcCAAGTTTACGTTTTATTGATTGTAAATTACGTggtaattttgttgttgttagaACACTTAATTTAACTTGACTTGGTACAAGTTTTAATAAACCAAAATAATATCTTTTTGCATGAGCTGCTGATACTTCAGATATAAATCTTTGtgctttaaaatcattttcatcaacTGGTACTTCATAATCAGATCTTCCAGTACCAACAAATGCtgctaattttaatattaatttttcttcaagatGTATACACAATGGTTTAATACCAACtgttaaatgtttaaatatttcagcattttgattttttgatgGTAATTTTTCACTTGTAACATTTATTGCTGGTCTATCATCATGATGATCACGTGATGGACGTGTTATATAAAGTACTGATGTACATTGAGCttcaaataattgattatcaaTTTGAACATCAAGTATGCTAAAGTTTAATGTTGTATTTGTTAATGTTCTTATAGTTTCAAATGTTATTCCAGCAAGACGAGCAAATACAAGCTCTTCAACTGGTCTTCTAGATATTAAAGAGAGTCCTAGACCAGATGGTAAACTTATTGTCAATTGAATCTCGGATGATAATCCCAAtgacgatgacgatgatgatgatgatgatgatgttgttgatgttctTGTTGTTGCAGTTgtcattgatgatgatgtgtaGCCTGCACCAAGTTGACTTGGACGTTGAGTCACAGCAATGTGTGACCAATCACGTTCTTCTAACATTGCAAATGTCTTTTTCTAAAttcagattaaaaaaaaaaaacatttaaaaattaattttaatcgtaaaatatgttttacattattattaaaattttattttttatttttacattaccCTTTCTTTAATATCGAGAATTTGAAGAGCTCTTGTTGGTCCATCAGTTGCAACTGTGACTGATAAAAATCCAGAACCAGGTCGAAGTCGTTGTCTTCCAACTTGTTGTTCAATTGGAGGTGGATTTGTGTGTATCTGTGGTCCCAGTACAGCTTCACTCCctagtgataataatattaaaattttataagtaacattattataaaaaaattaaataaactattaacatcaaaatttGATTAACTAAAGCaatacataattaataataattaaagcaaTAATACATGATGAattgtgatgataataataaaataaaaaatataataaataagcaATTGGATATAGTGCATGGTAATTGGAATTTAAACATGaattagtaaatataaatatataaaaactaatagtcataataataagtaaCGCTGAGAGCGTATTTCttattatatatctatacGTACACATTTGCCAACGGGCTACACTGCCGCCTGCAACatggtttattttaatttaaacaatagagcaagtgtataaaatatgaaaagaaaaaataataaatataggtataggtatatatacaaaaatgatgaatgaataaatgaaataaatataaaaataaatttaaataacctTCATAGAGACCCATAAATCCATCTTTTGATTGTACACACATATTTTTATGTGTACAACATAATCTTCCATCATCAGTAAAACGCCAAGTTTGTGTTGATCGTCTTCTTGTATCAGGTCGTCTTAATGCCAATGCACAATATGTAAATGGCTGTGGTGCAGTACCAGCAATATCCAATACAAGAACAGTATTATCTAGTGTTCTTGAATGTTTATCTCTTGGTGGACTTGAACCCTCATGTTGTAATTGTCCTTCACCAGTCATTCGCCATAATTGATTTCTTGcaccattttgtttttttctaagtGCAACCCAACCACCAGGTCCAGCTTCAAGTACTAATCTTTGTGTTTCAACATCAAGTGGATCTAATCCTCCTTCACCAGTTCCTAAATCACCATCAGTTTTAAATGTACCAGTAAaagcaatataaataaaattttcatatgttaaACCACGATTTTCACCAAGATGATTTAAATCATATACACCAGTAACACCACCAGGTGCTGTTACTGTTATATTTGCATTTTGTGTTGGTTCATCAAGTGCATATGGTACTGATGAATGTGGTCTTACTGTCCATTGAAGACAATCAAGTACACCATCTTGATTAATAGCTAATGGTACttctgaaaaattatcaattctAATTGGTGGTGGCATTGTATTTGCATCagtaaatacaataaaatatgtacTCTCTTGTAAAACAACATCAACTcttaaaaaatgcattttacCAGATGaatttctaatatttattgttaatgaatGATtaccatcaataataataccacCAGACCAATTACAATTAGCTACATCAATAATACGTACACATAATAATTGATCTTTATCAAGTCTTGGCCAATGAAATGGCATATGACAATCAGGCATTGCTGTAATATATGTTGCTTGTGCATCTGGATGActaattgttgttgtaaaaCATTTTTGTGCAAGTTCAAGAGTACATGATGAACGATTATGTAATTGATAACGTGGTGATAATGTTACAACTGTTGTTGCACGATATCTACCACGTGCAAATCTTGTTGATACaccaattaaataaacaatatctGGTCTACCAGTACGTAAACTTATTCTTAAACGATGTACTTGTACACCTGgttgtaaatgaaaatgttgTGACCATTGTGATACACCATTTGTATGTACATACATACCAACACGTACAGATAATGTACGACTTGCTTCTTCatcagaaaatgaaaataataatggtgcAACCATACGTGCTTTTTCATGTTCTTCAAATTGTCCAGCAGCTTCACTACCAACTCCCTCTTGACGAAATACTAATGGTAAaccagttttatttataatccaaTATGGTGCTGTTATATTAATACGTACACCAGAACCTTTTTCAATAACAACAGCAGcatgaagaaataatattcTACCAGATGAATCAGTTAATCTCATACGTGATACAAATGAACCAGTTAATTGTGATATAATAAGTGTTCCACTACCAGGATAACCATCTAATTGAAATGTTATTTCTAATTGTTCttcaatattatgattatgTAAATCAGCATTACAACCTGGTGCAATACGACCAGATTCAGCTGTTGgtacttgataaaataattcatgtggcaataaatttgttaatgtcACTGGTGGTAATAGACTTATTGTATGAGCTGGTAATATTTGTTGTGTTAAATCAATTGGATAATTATCACGTCTAATACATATAcacatattaaatatattactttgatttgttttacatgttgttattgtttcaattatttccaTTGGTTTTTTAACACATGTCCAATCAATTGGCTCCATGCAATATTGAAATAACATATTTGGATATTCTGGTTTAACAAACATTTTAACATTTGTATGTGTCAAAGGAactgatattgatgaatttgcTGGTACATGaagtatttttgttgttgttgatgtaccAGAAAATACTGATGGTACACCAGGTATACCTGGTACACCTGGTATACCTGGATAATTAAATTGACTTAAACCaagtttttctaatttaatatcaactgAATAaccaattttattaacaatttgtaATGCTGATCTAATTGTTACTAATTTTCTTGCTGAACCTTCAAGTTCAACTGAAAATACAACACGTGCTTTtgtcattatattattatttattgttttttgatcAGTTGTTGCATAACGAAAATAAATACCAACTCTATCAACAGTAACTGGATCAACTGGTTGCCAACCATCAACTAATACAATAACTTGATGACGACGTACACTGTGTGTTGATTGATGACGTACTTTTCCTCTTTCTTCAAATGTAAATGGTATTGTTTCACCAGATAATACACATGACCatgttttatctttttttaaatttgatgaatcatttataagatttttatcaacacaataaatatcatcagcaacagcaataaatgttttaaacCATAATTTTGATCcagtatcattttttaatgcaaatgGAACAAATGGTGATCTACGTCTATAACAtgcttgattttttaatgaatcaaaattttttgtaaatgtatcatgttttttagataaataataatcttgtGTCCAATTATCTTTGacaagttttattaattcaacaagtGTTGATGTTACATTAACATTAACTGAATCATCagaatcaatatttatttttaatctttttattgttgtattttgtCCACGACAATATTCCCATTGTGCTGTTGCTTTCCATGGTTCAATAAATGGCTCCCAACCAGATAATACACgattataataatcaacacCAAATGTTGATGTCATAAAACCAGGACCATTGAGTATttgttttaaagaaaaatccattaataCTAATTCAATAAGTGGTACATCAGCATCACGACAATCATCAATAACACAAATTCTTAAACATGATGTTTCAATATGAATAACATTAAAAccaaattttgaattattattattattattgtcaattggATTTGGTATAGCATTTTGTGTTAACCACAATGCTGCATCATCTAATTGTccattacatttatttaatgcaGCTTCACAATCAATTTCTTTAAAACCAAGTGctgataatttaacaatatgatTTGTTATTGCATTTGCTGGTGGACCAGATAATGATCTTTTTTTAGCCCATAATGTTTGTTTTGGTAATGAATTTAACATTCTACAAAACATTGTTACATCATGATAacttaatttaacatttaatggATTAAGATgaatttctaatattttatcttgtgTTAATTCAAAAGTTGCACCAACTGgatcaattattgataatgcTGTTTCTTCTTCAATTCCTAAAATACAAGAATATAATTCACACTGTGATAAATTACATGATAATGGTTTTTCACGTTCAATTGGACATGATTTATATGCAAGTACAGctgttgattttaatataacaGCATTTGTATCCCATAATGATGTATCTTCAACAATAACAAGTTCTGAATctgttatatttaattttaattcaaatggtAGTTGATTTGTTTGATTTTGTGTTTCAGTTATTGTTTGTGgttgttgtaaatttattattaaatctgGT is drawn from Aphidius gifuensis isolate YNYX2018 linkage group LG3, ASM1490517v1, whole genome shotgun sequence and contains these coding sequences:
- the LOC122852437 gene encoding uncharacterized protein LOC122852437 isoform X2 translates to MAKNTKINLIPQMDQENEEDLNEKQQLIDEIKQLKELISDTEYALSLKEKDNQITDNDDLNKEPNKRQYKVKNWQYIYHHELDKLAGLYCQKSINNEYVFCFDVSSSGNSDSVFAVQFFINDGKGTIGKYIMPSIDTMDLIIAETPIDQLSGIIPFLNNCKRHLDCFANRRKQYNELQKYTLNLKNIKVDADMGFNLITIYFKQVYDKDTDEFVNITVYCSYNNGSARPHMMNIDMSIEKQPTDDKLKNMKSFLKVFKKKSLYDALQDITDTTHDQFFWEPEERGTTNSIDIKTVWTSDETESEESSWSVKKSKKKTKRNKRKVPQDFDTINDSQQENNEPDDLKRTKKIKKTDTKKKQLTTKDKINNKPLRQSLLNFKTKQTESVDKKIPVVEEPMGSDDSTVKNVPITPKKLKTITSTPMPTGLDKLKKNPITMMELSPILSSKSPHKSTKNLKNPTTSVIESKNSKKSPIKTKKSPNKSKELPKKSKIAVPKKKKKF
- the LOC122852437 gene encoding uncharacterized protein LOC122852437 isoform X1 — encoded protein: MAKNTKINLIPQMDQENEAEDLNEKQQLIDEIKQLKELISDTEYALSLKEKDNQITDNDDLNKEPNKRQYKVKNWQYIYHHELDKLAGLYCQKSINNEYVFCFDVSSSGNSDSVFAVQFFINDGKGTIGKYIMPSIDTMDLIIAETPIDQLSGIIPFLNNCKRHLDCFANRRKQYNELQKYTLNLKNIKVDADMGFNLITIYFKQVYDKDTDEFVNITVYCSYNNGSARPHMMNIDMSIEKQPTDDKLKNMKSFLKVFKKKSLYDALQDITDTTHDQFFWEPEERGTTNSIDIKTVWTSDETESEESSWSVKKSKKKTKRNKRKVPQDFDTINDSQQENNEPDDLKRTKKIKKTDTKKKQLTTKDKINNKPLRQSLLNFKTKQTESVDKKIPVVEEPMGSDDSTVKNVPITPKKLKTITSTPMPTGLDKLKKNPITMMELSPILSSKSPHKSTKNLKNPTTSVIESKNSKKSPIKTKKSPNKSKELPKKSKIAVPKKKKKF
- the LOC122852439 gene encoding tumor protein p63-regulated gene 1-like protein isoform X2; its protein translation is MLNQMDNDEGQLVNFDSATLQIAKETDETIIQDENNIRTTSSSSASHVPSIPFKHVDVHSFFSDRHELVEKAIKDCQDTLATDQDDEIIGTWLLTEISLWDTEKERIVILTKNSLITVKYDFISLKIVEFNRISLIDVDTISVGELQYPTTSIAPRLNGFADGLSSAIQCAVRKRWSSITDPSDVNFEPRTRNMMGLRLMWNKGQPVSFETKWNPFSKKIPFITFTSHPLFWYKGLKEEKLRFDCDAFRAALALILPHGVFMESPLIVENYLGLGAIIHNRNSLGFFKVRGKVSF
- the LOC122852439 gene encoding tumor protein p63-regulated gene 1-like protein isoform X1, translating into MLNQMDNDEGQLVNFDSATLQIAKETDETTVIQDENNIRTTSSSSASHVPSIPFKHVDVHSFFSDRHELVEKAIKDCQDTLATDQDDEIIGTWLLTEISLWDTEKERIVILTKNSLITVKYDFISLKIVEFNRISLIDVDTISVGELQYPTTSIAPRLNGFADGLSSAIQCAVRKRWSSITDPSDVNFEPRTRNMMGLRLMWNKGQPVSFETKWNPFSKKIPFITFTSHPLFWYKGLKEEKLRFDCDAFRAALALILPHGVFMESPLIVENYLGLGAIIHNRNSLGFFKVRGKVSF